In the Gossypium arboreum isolate Shixiya-1 chromosome 10, ASM2569848v2, whole genome shotgun sequence genome, one interval contains:
- the LOC108453292 gene encoding T-complex protein 1 subunit gamma, producing the protein MHAPVLVLKDSLKRESGTRVHHANIQASKAVADIIRTTLGPRSMLKMLLDASGGIVVTNDGNAILRELDLAHPAAKSMIELSRTQDEEVGDGTTSVIVLAGEMLHVAEAFIEKNYHPTVICRAYNKALEDAIAVLDKIAMSIDVKDRATMLGLVKSCIGTKFTSQFGDLIADLAIDATQTVGVDLGQGLREVDIKKYIKVEKVPGGQLEDSKVLKGVMINKDVVAPGKMKRKIVNPRIILLDCPLEYKKGENQTNAELVKEEDWEVLLKMEEEYIESLCLQILKFKPDLVVTEKGLSDLACHYLSKAGVSAIRRVRKTDNNRIAKASGAVIVNRPDELQESDVGTGAGLFEVKKIGDEFFAFIVDCKDPKACTVLLRGASKDLLNEVERNLQDALSVARNIIKNPKLVPGGGATELTVSATLKQKSSSVEGIEKWPYEAAALAFEAIPRTLAQNCGVNVIRTMTALQGKHANGENAWIGIDGNTGAIADMKERKIWDAYNVKAQTFKTAIEAACMLLRIDDIVSGIKKKQAPGAGQGPSKPKVETEADADGEQILPD; encoded by the exons ATGCACGCCCCGGTTCTCGTTCTAA AGGATTCGTTGAAACGGGAGTCTGGGACGAGGGTTCACCATGCTAACATCCAAGCCTCCAAG GCTGTTGCTGACATTATTCGAACAACATTGGGTCCTCGATCCATGTTGAAAATGCTCCTTGATGCTTCTGGAG GTATTGTTGTTACTAATGATGGAAATGCTATCCTACGCGAGTTAGATCTTGCACATCCAGCAGCAAAG TCAATGATTGAATTGAGCCGTACCCAAGATGAAGAAGTTGGAGATGGAACAACATCTGTCATTGTTCTTG CTGGTGAGATGCTTCATGTTGCAGAAGCCTTTATTGAGAAAAATTATCATCCTACGGTTATTTGTCGAG CATACAATAAGGCTTTGGAGGATGCTATTGCCGTGCTTGACAAGATTGCAATGTCTATTGATGTCAAAGACC GTGCCACAATGTTGGGACTTGTGAAGAGCTGTATAGGGACAAAGTTCACTAGCCAGTTTGGTGATCTGATTGCC GATTTGGCAATTGATGCAACTCAAACAGTTGGAGTTGACCTTGGGCAAGGGCTGCGAGAAGTTGATATTAAGAAGTACATTAAAGTAGAGAAAGTACCAGGTGGTCAGTTGGAAGATTCTAAGGTCCTCAAGGGAGTGATGATCAATAAAGATGTAGTTGCGCCTGGCAAAATGAAACGAAAGATCGTCAACCCACGTATTATTCTTCTTGACTGTCCCCTTGAGTATAAGAAAGGGGAGAACCAAACAAATGCCGAGTTGGTTAAGGAAGAAGATTGGGAAGTTCTTTTGAAAATGGAAGAAGAATACATTGAGAGCCTTTGCTTGCAGATTCTGAAATTCAAACCAGACTTGGTGGTTACAGAAAAAGGACTTAGTGACTTGGCATGCCATTATCTTAGCAAGGCTGGTGTCAGTGCAATTAGGAGGGTGAGAAAGACTGACAACAACAGAATCGCAAAGGCATCTGGAGCTGTTATTGTGAATCGTCCTGATGAATTGCAGGAATCCGATGTTGGTACTGGAGCTGGGCTATTTGAGGTTAAAAAAATCGGGGATGAGTTCTTTGCATTCATTGTTGATTGCAAAGATCCAAAAGCTTGTACGGTTCTCTTAAGGGGTGCTAGCAAGGATCTCCTGAACGAGGTTGAAAGAAATTTGCAG GATGCCTTGTCTGTTGCTAGAAACATAATTAAGAATCCGAAACTTGTTCCCGGAGGTGGTGCTACAGAATTAACCGTTTCTGCCACATTGAAGCAGAAGAGTTCATCTGTTGAAGGCATAGAAAAG TGGCCGTATGAAGCTGCTGCTCTTGCTTTTGAAGCCATACCACGTACTTTGGCACAAAATTGTGGAGTTAATGTGATTCGGACTATGACTGCTCTGCAAGGAAAG CATGCAAATGGTGAAAATGCATGGATTGGCATAGATGGCAACACTGGTGCCATTGCTGACATGAAGGAAAGAAAG ATTTGGGACGCATACAATGTGAAGGCGCAAACATTTAAGACAGCGATAGAAGCAGCATGCATGCTTCTACGAATTGATGACATTGTAAGTGGGATTAAGAAGAAGCAGGCTCCTGGAGCTGGCCAAGGTCCATCGAAACCCAAGGTCGAGACTGAAGCAGATGCGGATGGTGAGCAAATTCTTCCTGATTGA